A DNA window from Candidatus Omnitrophota bacterium contains the following coding sequences:
- a CDS encoding NADH-quinone oxidoreductase subunit J, translating to MLEPILFYTFAAIAVLSALLVVLGRQPMYSVLALIITLFCLAGLFVLLQAYFLAAIQIVVYAGAVLVLFLFVIMLLNLDQAEGPKAQITGIKFAGLITAGLFLAATVQIVARVPVFTATPTSGSTAEIAFLLFTKYLVPFELISVLLLIAIIGAVKLTGRGPSELPPSSLQEGRKS from the coding sequence ATGCTGGAACCAATTCTCTTCTACACATTTGCGGCAATCGCAGTCCTCAGCGCCCTGCTCGTGGTCCTGGGCCGCCAGCCTATGTACAGCGTGCTGGCCCTGATCATTACGCTCTTTTGCTTGGCCGGGCTCTTTGTGCTCCTGCAGGCCTACTTCCTGGCCGCCATCCAGATCGTGGTCTATGCCGGGGCGGTCCTGGTGCTCTTCCTCTTTGTGATCATGCTGCTCAACCTGGACCAGGCAGAGGGCCCAAAGGCCCAAATCACCGGAATCAAGTTTGCCGGCCTGATCACGGCCGGACTTTTCTTGGCAGCCACCGTGCAAATCGTGGCCCGGGTGCCGGTTTTTACGGCTACCCCGACCTCAGGCAGCACAGCCGAAATTGCGTTCCTTCTCTTCACCAAGTACTTGGTGCCTTTTGAGCTCATTTCCGTCCTCCTCTTGATCGCCATCATCGGCGCAGTCAAGCTCACGGGCCGCGGGCCCTCAGAACTCCCGCCATCCAGCCTCCAGGAGGGCCGGAAATCATGA
- a CDS encoding flavin reductase family protein has product MELNPKDLDKQSAYHLLISSVVPRPIAWVSTISKKGVRNLAPFSFFSGVCAQPMLVSIAVGLRQGKKKDTIKNLEDTGECVIHVVTNPAAESMNESSGDYPADVDEWEVSGVGAEDSVVVKPPRIKGATVAMEGKLYKMLEWKAAPMNLALIEIVHVHIDDRVWDGKSIVVEKLDPIGRLGEDKYARIREIFRLPRPEV; this is encoded by the coding sequence GTGGAACTCAATCCGAAGGACTTGGACAAGCAATCTGCCTACCATCTACTGATCAGCTCGGTGGTGCCCCGGCCTATAGCCTGGGTGTCGACAATTTCGAAAAAGGGAGTCCGGAATCTGGCTCCTTTCAGTTTTTTCAGCGGGGTGTGCGCCCAGCCCATGCTCGTATCCATTGCCGTGGGTTTAAGACAGGGAAAGAAGAAAGACACAATCAAGAATCTGGAGGACACGGGCGAGTGCGTGATCCATGTGGTGACCAACCCGGCTGCGGAGTCCATGAACGAAAGTTCCGGGGATTACCCGGCGGATGTGGATGAATGGGAGGTTTCCGGCGTGGGCGCGGAAGACAGTGTGGTGGTCAAGCCTCCGCGCATCAAGGGCGCAACCGTGGCTATGGAAGGAAAGCTTTACAAGATGTTGGAGTGGAAGGCCGCTCCGATGAATTTGGCCTTGATCGAAATTGTGCATGTGCACATTGACGACCGGGTGTGGGACGGGAAATCCATTGTGGTGGAAAAGCTGGATCCCATCGGCCGGTTGGGCGAGGACAAGTACGCGCGTATCCGGGAAATCTTCAGACTCCCCAGACCCGAGGTATAG
- the nuoK gene encoding NADH-quinone oxidoreductase subunit NuoK, which produces MIGLHHYLILSALLFSIGLLGVLTRRNTLLLLLAIELMLNAANLSFVAFASHLGDLSGQVFVFFVMIVAAAEVTVGLAIVVVMSRTLRTIQADEVRLLKW; this is translated from the coding sequence ATGATCGGCCTCCATCATTACCTCATCCTCAGCGCGCTGCTCTTCAGTATCGGCTTGCTCGGCGTGCTCACGCGGCGCAATACCCTGCTCCTGCTGCTGGCCATTGAGCTCATGCTCAATGCCGCCAACCTGAGCTTCGTAGCCTTTGCCTCGCACCTCGGGGATCTCTCCGGACAAGTCTTTGTCTTTTTTGTGATGATCGTGGCCGCGGCCGAGGTCACTGTCGGGCTCGCCATCGTAGTGGTTATGTCCCGCACCCTGCGCACGATCCAGGCCGATGAAGTGAGGCTCCTCAAATGGTAA